From a single Saccharomyces kudriavzevii IFO 1802 strain IFO1802 genome assembly, chromosome: 15 genomic region:
- the PIN2 gene encoding Pin2p (similar to Saccharomyces cerevisiae PIN2 (YOR104W); ancestral locus Anc_2.179) codes for MNACKLKELVPLFPRSSFTDGVVSTGKSFRSWDTCMDNKACKIIAIVGIVLASIVAIWLIGGLLTCFRQGVTGMGQFVCWCCRCSDDRNKNSGMPVNEGFSRVNMNAVPPSTVIYQPIQQPESAYYKNDAKNDAFYDEVKSPSNEVYELEEDFDLEKQKEKTRRKQRNLEGQNPSGLTPLVYDEETFEHNSPQAQYNARSSFIQNAADTNNNNNTHHTPQSPMFDINDYGENYYYGNNNSNTKNLQGSSYNTHSSDHRSPYPTESYQPYQGYNASQNERHY; via the coding sequence ATGAATGCTTGCAAGTTGAAAGAACTAGTGCCATTATTTCCGAGATCATCCTTTACAGATGGTGTAGTAAGTACAGGGAAAAGTTTCCGAAGCTGGGATACTTGTATGGACAATAAAGCATGTAAAATTATTGCAATTGTCGGTATCGTGTTGGCAAGTATAGTGGCAATATGGCTAATCGGGGGGCTACTGACTTGTTTTAGACAGGGTGTAACGGGAATGGGTCAGTTCGTCTGTTGGTGCTGTCGCTGTTCTGATGacagaaataaaaatagtgGAATGCCTGTAAACGAGGGATTTAGTAGAGTTAATATGAACGCAGTTCCTCCTTCTACTGTTATCTATCAGCCTATTCAACAGCCTGAGAGTGCATATTATAAAAACGATGCGAAAAACGACGCATTTTACGATGAAGTCAAAAGTCCCAGTAACGAGGTTTATGAATTAGAGGAAGATTTCGATTTAGAGAAGCAGAAGGAAAAGACTAGaaggaaacaaagaaatctGGAGGGTCAAAATCCTAGCGGATTAACACCGCTGGTATACGACGAAGAGACTTTTGAACATAATAGCCCTCAAGCTCAATACAATGCAAGAAGTtcattcattcaaaatgcTGCTGATaccaataacaataacaacacTCACCATACCCCGCAGTCTCCCATGTTTGATATCAATGATTATGGTGAGAACTATTACTATGGCAACAACAATAGTAATACTAAGAACCTTCAGGGAAGCAGCTACAATACACACTCCTCCGACCACAGAAGTCCGTATCCGACCGAAAGTTATCAACCCTATCAAGGATACAATGCAAGCCAAAACGAGAGACATTACTGA
- the OST2 gene encoding dolichyl-diphosphooligosaccharide-protein glycotransferase (similar to Saccharomyces cerevisiae OST2 (YOR103C); ancestral locus Anc_2.181), producing MAKTSKASAPKVTSTSFAVLRDFKEAFETSKKAYFAQIDNNPKLKLIDTFCFFLVLLGIIQFTFIILIRDNFPFNAFLSGFIICVGQFVLLMSLRLQLCNTFPGISKSRAFGEFIVASLILHFVCLHFIN from the coding sequence ATGGCAAAGACATCCAAGGCGAGCGCACCAAAAGTAACCAGTACATCATTTGCAGTTTTAAgagatttcaaagaagcaTTTGAGACTTCTAAAAAGGCATATTTTGCACAAATTGACAATAATCCTAAACTAAAATTGATTGATacattttgcttttttttggtgttaTTGGGGATAATCCAGTTCACGTTCATCATTCTAATCCGTGATAACTTCCCCTTCAATGCATTTTTATCTGGCTTCATTATTTGTGTTGGACAATTTGTCTTGTTGATGAGTTTAAGGCTGCAATTGTGTAATACTTTTCCAGGAATTTCGAAAAGCAGAGCTTTTGGTGAGTTTATCGTTGCTAGTTTGATTTTACATTTCGTTTGCTTACATTTTATAAATTGA
- the RAS1 gene encoding Ras family GTPase RAS1 (similar to Saccharomyces cerevisiae RAS2 (YNL098C) and RAS1 (YOR101W); ancestral locus Anc_2.182), whose protein sequence is MLGNKSTIREYKIVVVGGGGVGKSALTIQLIQSYFVDEYDPTIEDSYRKQVVIDDKVSILDILDTAGQEEYSAMREQYMRTGEGFLLVYSVTSRNSFDELLSYYQQIQRVKDSDYIPVVVVGNKLDLENERQVSYEDGLRLAKQLNAPFLETSAKQAINVDEAFYSLIRLVRDDGGKYNSMNGQADDATTPNKTRKSNSTTSQSAHKAHVNSGTLGPGSSLAQDVTNSVRKSNADHNVETANGTGEISHNNDKNNNDNNDDSNFNNSNRNRNENVDGNRDNPPKARNKQSAGPQKIPSSGAKNESSGGCCVIC, encoded by the coding sequence GGTTGTTGGTGGAGGCGGTGTTGGTAAATCCGCTCTAACCATTCAATTGATTCAGTCATACTTCGTGGACGAATATGATCCAACAATTGAAGACTCTTACAGAAAGCAAGTGGTCATCGACGACAAAGTATCCATTTTGGATATTCTAGATACTGCGGGCCAAGAGGAGTATTCGGCCATGAGAGAACAATACATGAGGACCGGTGAAGGTTTTTTGTTGGTTTACTCTGTTACTTCTAGAAATTCCTTTGATGAATTGTTGTCTTATTATCAGCAAATTCAAAGGGTTAAAGATTCCGACTATATCCCCGTAGTTGTGGTAGGCAACAAGCTGGAccttgaaaatgaaagacaAGTTTCTTACGAAGACGGGTTACGTTTGGCTAAGCAATTGAATGCTCCCTTTCTCGAAACCTCTGCAAAACAGGCTATTAATGTAGATGAGGCGTTTTACAGTCTTATCCGTTTGGTAAGGGACGATGGTGGGAAATACAACAGCATGAATGGTCAAGCGGATGATGCTACCACTCCAAATAAGACAAGGAAATCCAATTCGACTACATCGCAAAGCGCTCATAAGGCTCATGTGAATAGCGGAACTCTTGGGCCTGGCAGTTCGTTGGCTCAGGATGTCACCAACTCTGTTCGCAAGTCAAACGCTGATCATAATGTAGAAACTGCTAACGGAACTGGCGAAATAAGTCATaataatgacaaaaataataacgaCAACAATGATGATTCTAATTTCAATAACAGCAATAGAAATAGAAATGAGAATGTTGATGGCAATCGTGATAATCCGCCAAAGGCAAGAAATAAACAGTCCGCCGGACCCCAGAAAATCCCAAGCTCAGGCGCTAAAAATGAATCGAGTGGCGGTTGTTGTGtaatttgttga
- the LEU9 gene encoding 2-isopropylmalate synthase LEU9 (similar to Saccharomyces cerevisiae LEU4 (YNL104C) and LEU9 (YOR108W); ancestral locus Anc_2.172) yields the protein MVKHTFIALAEHAGKLRKSILPVKLTYKNMLRDPSVKYRPFVPPKMTKRIWPDKTIQKAPRWLSTDLRDGNQSLPDPMSVAQKKEYFHKLINIGFKEIEVSFPSASQTDFDFTRYAVENAPDDVSIQCLVQSREHLIKRTVEALTGAKRATIHTYLATSDMFREIVFNMSREEAISKAVEATKLVKKLTKDDPSQQATRWSYEFSPECFSDTPGEFAVEICEAVKKAWEPTEDNPIIFNLPATVEASSPNVYADQIEYFATHITEREKVCIATHCHNDRGCGVAATELGMLAGADRVEGCLFGNGERTGNVDLVTVAMNMYTQGVSSNLDFSDLTSISEVVQRCNKIPISPRAPYGGELVVSAFSGSHQDAIKKGFAIQSKKQAQGETQWRIPYLPLDPKDIGRDYEAVIRVNSQSGKGGAAWVILRSLGLDVPRPMQVEFSNTLQKNADALGRELKSEEITKLFKETYNYNNDEHIYVTLLNYQVEKLNSERRALAGQVEVNDKVVNIEGYGNGPISSLVDALSNLLNVKLSVESYCEHSLGSGSATKAASFINLSYIRNNDHATSNMWGIGVSEDTGDASIRAVFATVNNIIHSGDVSLAKQ from the coding sequence ATGGTAAAACATACATTCATAGCGCTAGCTGAACATGCAGGTAAACTAAGAAAATCCATTTTACCTGTAAAATTGACATACAAAAATATGCTGCGAGACCCATCAGTAAAATATAGGCCGTTTGTGCCGCCAAAAATGACCAAAAGAATCTGGCCTGACAAAACCATTCAAAAGGCCCCGCGTTGGTTGTCTACTGATTTGCGAGATGGTAATCAATCTTTGCCAGACCCAATGTCTGTGGCccagaaaaaagaatatttcCACAAACTGATCAATATTggtttcaaagaaatcgagGTTTCCTTCCCATCTGCATCTCAAACCGACTTCGATTTCACCAGGTATGCTGTAGAAAACGCTCCGGATGACGTTAGCATCCAATGCCTTGTTCAATCCAGAGAACATCTGATCAAGAGAACAGTGGAAGCGCTAACCGGTGCCAAGAGAGCTACTATACATACCTACTTGGCAACAAGTGATATGTTCCGTGAAATTGTATTCAATATGTCTAGAGAAGAAGCCATTTCAAAAGCGGTCGAGGCCACCAAGCTGGTTAAAAAGCTAACTAAAGATGATCCCTCACAACAAGCTACTCGTTGGTCCTATGAATTCTCTCCCGAATGTTTCAGTGATACTCCAGGTGAATTTGCCGTGGAGATTTGTGAGGCCGTCAAGAAAGCTTGGGAACCCACCGAGGACAACCCAATCATATTCAATTTACCTGCCACTGTAGAAGCTTCCTCTCCAAACGTGTATGCTGACCAAATCGAATACTTTGCTACTCATATCACTGAACGAGAAAAAGTTTGTATCGCCACGCATTGTCATAATGATCGTGGTTGCGGTGTCGCCGCCACGGAATTAGGCATGCTTGCCGGTGCTGATCGTGTAGAAGGTTGTCTTTTTGGTAACGGTGAACGTACAGGTAATGTTGATTTGGTCACCGTGGCCATGAATATGTACACCCAAGGTGTTTCATCTAATTtagatttttcagatttaaCTTCAATTTCTGAAGTTGTCCAGCGCTGTAACAAGATTCCAATCTCTCCAAGAGCCCCATACGGTGGTGAATTAGTTGTTTCTGCCTTTTCTGGCTCCCATCAAGATGCAATCAAGAAGGGATTTGCTATTCAAAGCAAGAAACAAGCGCAGGGCGAAACGCAGTGGAGAATTCCATACTTGCCATTGGATCCAAAAGATATTGGCCGTGATTACGAAGCTGTTATCAGAGTGAACTCTCAATCTGGTAAGGGTGGCGCCGCCTGGGTTATTTTGAGATCTCTAGGACTAGATGTACCAAGACCCATGCAAGTCGAATTTTCTAAcactcttcaaaaaaacgCCGATGCATTGGGAAGAGAATTAAAATCTGAAGAAATCACAAAATTATTCAAGGAAACTTACAATTACAACAATGATGAACACATATACGTCACTTTATTGAATTAccaagttgaaaaattgaactcTGAACGTAGGGCATTAGCTGGTCAAGTAGAAGTCAATGACAAAGTTGTTAACATCGAAGGCTACGGTAATGGCCCGATTTCTTCCCTAGTAGATGCATTATCCAACTTATTGAATGTTAAACTGAGTGTTGAAAGCTATTGTGAGCATTCTCTAGGTTCTGGCTCCGCAACTAAAGCTGCATCCTTCATAAACCTTTCTTATATAAGGAATAACGATCACGCTACTAGCAACATGTGGGGCATTGGTGTCTCCGAAGACACTGGAGATGCTTCAATCAGGGCAGTATTTGCTACCGTGAATAACATCATTCATTCTGGTGATGTTTCATTGGCAAAACAATAA
- the RGS2 gene encoding GTPase-activating protein RGS2 (similar to Saccharomyces cerevisiae RGS2 (YOR107W); ancestral locus Anc_2.173), whose protein sequence is MASVPSLCDILIPLEKSKCSASGTASDNAAMMKLRKSPHERIRSPYTIHKFYKFLKRAHCEENLEFFEKAHQFLQLKQNSNISEGKLLAVWNKSLYMKYIAVESPKECNFSQDTREVFEKCYANNKVPGDVDVLRAISHVMGLLMDGYHRFVGSINREEYYTPSYASDAFGQDAKNKSTVSLPSLDLENISRDGSHHSKRAGDTTVIQETFTDTFDDSQGRCYASRPSESSSSTSTGSSRCGNIGDDFQKTHNSGLLNSGKDLLQKLNFVKKRSKSFKQPSDLFRGGYNNHIQNHLKIAKQSSKTTVNSPSSAKTTTPSSSLSLSFPKKAIGLNEKSVENGLRKLNLHDIN, encoded by the coding sequence ATGGCGAGTGTACCAAGCTTGTGCGACATATTGATACCGctagaaaaaagtaaatgcAGTGCCTCTGGCACTGCAAGCGATAATGCAGCTATGATGAAACTACGAAAATCCCCTCATGAACGTATCCGTTCCCCTTACACCATACACAAGTTctacaaatttttgaaaagggcTCATTGCGAGGAAAATTTGGAGTTTTTCGAAAAAGCCCATCAGTTCCTTCAACTGAAGCAGAATAGCAACATAAGCGAGGGAAAGCTTTTAGCAGTCTGGAACAAGTCATTATACATGAAATACATTGCCGTCGAATCGCCTAAGGAATGTAACTTTTCGCAAGACACTAGGGAAGTGTTTGAGAAATGCTATGCTAACAACAAGGTGCCTGGCGATGTAGACGTACTGCGTGCCATTAGCCACGTTATGGGTTTATTAATGGATGGATACCACCGGTTCGTAGGCTCAATCAATCGAGAAGAGTACTATACTCCATCTTACGCCAGTGACGCTTTCGGGCAAGACGCCAAAAATAAATCTACAGTTTCCTTGCCGTCGCTGGACCTCGAGAATATTTCTAGAGATGGTAGTCACCATTCCAAGAGAGCTGGCGACACAACAGTCATTCAGGAGACGTTCACAGACACCTTTGATGACTCACAGGGAAGATGCTACGCCTCTCGCCCGAGCGAATCCAGCTCTTCGACCAGCACTGGCAGCTCGAGATGTGGGAACATTGGTGACGATTTCCAAAAAACCCACAATTCAGGCCTTCTCAACTCAGGAAAGGATTTGCTACAAAAACTAAACTTTGTTAAAAAACGCAgcaaatctttcaaacaGCCTTCTGATTTGTTTCGCGGCGGTTATAATAACcatattcaaaatcatttgaAAATAGCTAAGCAGTCATCAAAAACGACTGTAAACTCCCCGTCTTCCGCCAAGACAACAACAccttcatcgtcattgtCATTGTCATTCCCCAAAAAGGCAATCGGcctcaatgaaaaaagcgTCGAAAATGGCTTGAGAAAGCTCAACTTGCATGATATCAACTAA
- the INP53 gene encoding phosphatidylinositol-3-/phosphoinositide 5-phosphatase INP53 (similar to Saccharomyces cerevisiae INP52 (YNL106C) and INP53 (YOR109W); ancestral locus Anc_2.171) has product MIILISEEPGRRLAIVSNSYALVLKPVGKKPSDKPLCAIELLQKNDLKKHGFKRLTSHEIFGVIGLIEVNGLLFVGAITGKSKVAQPSPGETVNKIFAVDFFCLNDNSWDFIEIDSSGYPVLPETASTEYQEALLKHPCYELKKLLSNGSFYYSSDFDLTSTLQHRGYGEHSLSTDTYEEEYMWNSFLMQEMITYRDHLDTNLKQILDDEGFLTTVIRGFAETFVSYVRKLKVAVTIISKQSWKRAGTRFNARGVDDEANVANFVETEFIMYSSQYCYAFTQIRGSIPVFWEQGTSLINPRVQITRSFEATQPVFDKHIMKSLEKYGPVHVVNLLSTKSSEIELSKRYKEHLTNSKKLNFNKDVFLTEFDFHKETSQEGFSGVRKLIPLLIDSLLSSGYYSYDVREKKNISEQHGIFRTNCLDCLDRTNLAQQVISLAALKTFLEDFRLISSNSFIDDDDFVSKHNTLWADHGDQISQIYTGTNALKSSFSRKGKMSLAGALSDATKSVSRIYINNFMDKEKQQNIDTLLGRLPYQKAVQLYDPVNEYVSTKLQSMSDKFTSTSNINLLIGSFNVNGATKKIDLSKWLFPIGEKFKPDIVVLGLQEVIELSAGSILNADYSKSSFWENLVGDCLNQYDDKYLLLRVEQMTSLLILFFVKADKAKYVKQVEGATKKTGFRGMAGNKGAVSIRFEYGATSFCFINSHLAAGATNVEERRSDYESIVRGITFTRTKMIPHHDSIFWLGDMNYRINLPNEDVRRELNNQDEGYIERLLHFDQLTLGINSGSVFEGFKEPSLKFRPTYKYDPGTGIYDSSEKERTPSWTDRIIYKGDNLLPLSYSDAPMMISDHRPVYAAYRAKITFVDDKERLSLKKRLFTEYKQEHPEEPGSLISELLSLDLGNKSTDEFQSSSETSLLDIDSISAQPAASGTATLSPVSSASASLQPLRTQDNNQSRTSVKKPILRPPPPPAHKSMSLPTPCTAEEKSLTPQASFASLKSAGNSIQENIPLAQNRRIPPPGFSQNILTPKSTSNLASPMSSKIDLYSAVAESVHSPQPTRQQTPTSSFSASIDADDQLKALPANETPLESEEKTKLNHMTLDSWQPLTPK; this is encoded by the coding sequence ATGATTATCTTAATTTCGGAAGAACCTGGAAGGAGATTAGCCATTGTGTCCAACTCGTATGCTCTTGTTCTTAAGCCGGTTGGGAAGAAACCATCTGATAAACCTCTTTGTGCTAttgaacttcttcaaaaaaatgatctGAAAAAACATGGTTTCAAAAGACTTACATCACATGAGATCTTTGGTGTCATAGGGCTGATTGAGGTCAACGGTCTGTTGTTTGTTGGCGCCATTACCGGGAAATCAAAAGTTGCACAGCCTAGTCCAGGAGAAACTGTGAACAAGATTTTTGctgttgattttttttgtttgaatgATAACAGTTGGgatttcattgaaatcgACTCCTCAGGTTATCCCGTGCTTCCTGAGACCGCTTCCACGGAATACCAAGAAGCTTTGTTAAAACATCCGTGCTacgaattgaaaaagctgTTATCCAATGGGTCATTTTACTACAGTTCGGATTTTGATTTAACGTCAACCTTACAACATCGTGGGTATGGGGAACACTCTTTGAGTACAGATACCtatgaagaagaatatatgTGGAATTCCTTCCTCATGCAAGAAATGATAACTTACAGAGACCACTTGGATACTAATTTGAAACAAATCTTGGATGACGAAGGGTTTTTGACTACAGTAATTCGTGGGTTTGCGGAAACATTCGTCTCCTACGTTAGGAAATTGAAGGTTGCCGTTACTATTATCTCGAAACAAAGCTGGAAGAGAGCAGGGACAAGATTCAATGCACGTGGGGTCGATGATGAGGCAAATGTGGCCAATTTCGTGGAAACAGAGTTTATTATGTACTCCAGCCAATATTGCTATGCATTTACACAAATTAGAGGCAGTATACCTGTGTTTTGGGAACAGGGTACGTCTCTAATCAACCCAAGAGTCCAGATTACGAGATCATTCGAGGCCACCCAACCAGTATTTGACAAGCACATCATGAAGTCATTAGAAAAGTACGGGCCTGTTCATGTTGTAAATTTGTTATCAACAAAATCTTCAGAAATCGAACTTTCAAAACGTTACAAGGAGCATTTGACTAATTCAAAGAAACTGAATTTCAACAAAGATGTGTTCTTGACAGAATTCGATTTCCACAAGGAAACTTCTCAAGAGGGCTTTTCCGGTGTCAGGAAACTCATTCCATTACTAATAGACTCTCTTCTATCTTCTGGCTATTATTCTTATGATGTTAgggagaaaaagaacatcTCTGAACAACATGGTATATTTAGAACCAATTGTCTGGATTGTTTAGATAGAACAAATTTAGCTCAGCAAGTCATTTCTTTGGCTGCTCTCAAgacttttcttgaagatttcCGATTAATTAGTTCAAACTCTTTCatcgatgatgatgacttCGTTTCCAAGCACAACACTCTCTGGGCTGATCATGGTGACCAGATTTCCCAGATATATACCGGTACAAATGCTTTaaaatcttccttttcaaggAAAGGTAAAATGTCACTTGCTGGGGCATTATCAGATGCAACAAAATCGGTCAGCAGAATATATATCAACAACTTTATggataaagaaaagcagCAAAATATCGATACGTTGCTAGGAAGGTTACCATATCAGAAAGCAGTACAACTATATGATCCTGTAAATGAATACGTTAGTACCAAATTACAAAGCATGTCTGATAAGTTTACATCAACCTCCAATATTAACCTATTAATAGGATCGTTCAACGTTAATGGCGcgaccaaaaaaattgatttatCAAAATGGTTATTTCcaattggtgaaaaatttaaacCAGACATTGTTGTTTTAGGTCTTCAAGAGGTTATAGAATTATCTGCGGGTTCAATTTTAAATGCTGATTATTCGAAAAGCTCATTTTGGGAGAACTTGGTGGGTGATTGCTTGAATCAATACGACGATAAATATTTGTTGTTGAGAGTAGAGCAAATGACATCTCTATTGatcttgttttttgttaAAGCGGATAAAGCCAAATATGTCAAGCAGGTTGAAGGTGCAACCAAAAAGACAGGTTTCAGGGGTATGGCCGGTAACAAAGGTGCAGTATCCATAAGATTTGAGTACGGTGCCActtcattttgttttataAACTCTCATCTTGCAGCAGGTGCCACAAATGTCGAAGAACGTCGTAGCGACTATGAGAGCATAGTTAGAGGCATTACGTTTACAAGGACCAAGATGATTCCTCATCATGATTCTATCTTTTGGTTGGGTGACATGAATTATAGAATAAATCTACCGAACGAAGACGTTAGGAGGGAGTTGAATAATCAAGATGAAGGATATATTGAGAGGTTGTTGCACTTCGATCAACTTACTTTAGGAATAAATTCGGGCAGTGTATTTGAAGGATTCAAAGAACCAAGCTTGAAGTTCCGTCCAACATACAAATACGACCCAGGCACGGGGATCTATGACTCTTCTGAGAAGGAAAGGACGCCATCATGGACGGATAGAATTATTTATAAGGGAGATAATCTACTTCCCTTATCCTATTCAGATGCTCCTATGATGATCAGCGACCACCGACCAGTCTATGCAGCATATAGAGCTAAAATAACTTTCGTTGATGATAAGGAAAGACTGTCGCTAAAGAAGCGTTTATTTACTGAATACAAACAAGAACACCCAGAGGAACCGGGCTCCCTAATATCAGAACTTCTTAGCCTTGATCTAGGAAATAAGAGCACTGATGAATTTCAAAGTTCTTCCGAGACCTCTTTATTAGATATCGATTCGATATCGGCACAACCTGCGGCCTCGGGTACTGCCACACTATCCCCCGTTTCTTCAGCCTCAGCTTCGCTACAGCCTCTCAGAACTCAAGACAACAATCAATCCCGTACTTCCGTTAAGAAACCAATATTACGTCCCCCACCCCCCCCTGCTCATAAATCTATGTCACTTCCTACTCCTTGCACAGCAGAGGAAAAGTCACTGACACCACAGGCTTCATTCGCCTCACTGAAATCTGCGGGAAATAGTatccaagaaaatatacCATTGGCACAGAATAGAAGAATTCCGCCACCTGGCTTTAGCCAAAATATTCTAACTCCAAAAAGTACTAGTAATTTGGCATCGCCTATGTCCTCGAAGATTGATTTATACAGCGCCGTGGCCGAATCCGTGCATTCACCCCAACCTACGAGACAACAGACACCtacatcatcattttcagcaTCGATAGATGCTGATGACCAGCTTAAGGCTTTGCCAGCTAATGAAACTCCTCTCGAATCGGAGGAGAAAACTAAACTAAATCATATGACTCTAGATTCATGGCAGCCACTGACACCAAAATGA
- the VAM3 gene encoding SNAP receptor VAM3 (similar to Saccharomyces cerevisiae VAM3 (YOR106W); ancestral locus Anc_2.175), translated as MSFFDIEAQSSKNNSRPEPQSSTNQKTRELSDLIETFAEQSRILEKKCTKIGSKRDSKELRYKIETELIPNCTSVRDTIESNILIHQNGKLSGDFKNLKTKYQSLQQSYNQRKSLFPLKATITPGMSKGRNNVHPRTEAIRQDPESSYISIKVNEQTPLLRNEGQHQLQLQEEQELEQGHQGLSQEELDFQTIIHQERSHQIGRIHTAVQEVNAIFSQLGSLVKEQGEQVTTIDENISHLHDNMQNANKQLTMADQHQRERNKCGKVTLIVAIVVCMVVLLAVIS; from the coding sequence atgtcattttttgacATCGAGGCCCAGTCTTCAAAGAACAACTCCCGACCAGAACCTCAATCCtcaacaaatcaaaaaaccAGGGAATTAAGCGATTTGATAGAGACATTCGCAGAACAGTCACGAATACTGGAGAAGAAATGCACCAAAATAGGTTCTAAAAGAGATTCCAAGGAGTTAAGATACAAGATTGAGACGGAACTAATACCGAACTGCACCAGTGTGAGGGATACAATCGAGAGCAACATtttaattcatcaaaatgGCAAATTGTCGGGTGACTTCAAAAACCTCAAGACAAAATACCAATCTCTTCAACAATCGTACAACCAAAGAAAGAGCCTGTTCCCTTTAAAGGCCACCATTACCCCAGGAATGTCCAAGGGAAGGAACAATGTTCACCCGAGAACTGAGGCCATACGACAAGATCCCGAGTCCAGCTATATATCTATCAAGGTGAATGAACAGACTCCATTGCTTCGCAATGAAGGACAACACCAACTACAGTTACAAGAGGAACAAGAATTAGAACAAGGACACCAGGGATTGTCCCAGGAAGAACTAGATTTCCAAACCATTATTCACCAAGAAAGGTCTCACCAGATAGGACGCATTCATACAGCGGTGCAAGAGGTGAATGCCATCTTCAGCCAACTAGGCTCGTTAGTGAAGGAACAGGGCGAACAAGTGACAACCATAGACGAGAATATCTCGCATCTACACGATAATATGCAAAACGCAAACAAGCAATTAACGATGGCAGACCAGCACCAAAGAGAACGGAACAAATGTGGCAAGGTCACGTTGATCGTCGCTATCGTTGTGTGTATGGTGGTATTGCTTGCCGTAATAAGCTAG